The nucleotide window ATATTCAAATGTAACAACATTATAAAGCATATAGTTCTAATTCTTATTTAACCTATGATTCTTAACACAAATGTTCAAATACACCAAGTACTTTCAGATCAACCATACAAAAATTCAGCGAAACGGGAAATGAAGTAGTCATCTAATTGTAATCGAATAAATTGACAAAACGAAGATAGGGATTCTATTGCTAGTACCTTATGTCTCTGAGGAAGACTTTCTTGGTTGCTCTCTTCCCTTCCTATACATGGTGGCAAGGAGGGTGTCCTGAGCAAATTCTGGCGCACTGGCTGCCCATTCATTTTGCTTCTTCTGTTATCGCTTTCCTTATCTTGAACTCCTTCTGTCCTGCCTATACAAGCTGGTGATTTGGTTGGTGTCTGCAGCATTTTCTGATGTGATGTTTGCCTTGTCAATTTGCTCGAACTCTTATTACTACCACTTTGCTTTACTTGAACTTCTTCCTCTTGCCTCCTCCCTATATGAAGAGGCAAAGATGGTGTTCTAACCAAATTAGGACCAGCAAAGCCATTGCCTTGTGTGGCCTTACTTGTTGTCAACAAGGACTTTTGGTCATGTGAACTCTTCACTGACATTTCTTGACCAAAGTTTGATGAATTGCATTGAGGATCAGAATAACACCTCAACATCTTCTGCTTCCTGTTGAGCAAGTTGTCAAAAAACCAACACTCTTCCAAGAGATGATTTGCTTCCTCCACATTGTTCTCCTTCCTGCTTGAAGATTGCTCAACTTGGTCATCACCAATAGGCTCCATGGCTCCACACAAGTAGTAAAAAACACCCACTTTTGTGTTCTTCTATTTGTACCTATTTAAATCAAGATGCAAGAGAATTAAAAATTAGAATTGTGAGCAACAGCTAGCTGGGATGACTGGGGAAGCCATGTGTGGGGCATGGAACCATGTGCTTTGGGAATCAAGGCATATTTTAATGTTGAAATGCATTTGGACAAGGTGGTTCATGATTTGCCCTATAAAAGGGATGAGATAAAAGATTTCAGATTGAAAGCAGGGAATGTGGCATTTAAGTCAATACATACAACTAGGAAAATATGGAGAAGGATTAATTGCTTATGTCAATGACAGGGTCATGCCAGCGCACTCCCCATGTGATGGGCTTTTGTTTATAGAGAGGTGCACAATATTTTTCTCCCCATTATATGACAGGTAAGGTTCttttggtgtttttggtgttgaatatataaaaaaagtagtCTTCTCTCTCTATGTTCTATTTTACTTTTCCCCTTAAATATGGTTGAGGCTATTTATGTTTTTAGTGTGCTCTTAAGTGGTCTTAAGTTTAAGCCCTTATAGTATCTGTTATGTTGCACAGACACTCTACTAAGCCCAAGTGTCGGAGTGTCGGACACTTGGACACTTCTTGGACACCTATATTCACGGTTAAGACACTTCTCTTACACGGTCAAGACACTCTTCGGACGCGAGTCAACTCATACTCACGATAAACTAATgtgttaatttaattataattcatataaaaataataatacacaTTTGAAAGGTTTAGAAACTTTGAATTTCACTATATATGGTATTGAAATTTGAGTATGAACAtcagttatttgtttttttttaaaaagtattattataatataaaaaaattaattgttgTGTCTTCGTGTCCTAATTTTTTGAGATTTGCATTTTTCCGTGTCCCTGTGTCACATATCCATGTCGCCATATCCGTGTTCGTGCAACATAAGATatctgtgtgtgtgagtttccCCATTCTCCTTCCTAACtttagcaaaaaaataaaatatggttGAGAGGACTAtgaccaacaaaaataaaatatggttGAGAGCCTAACTTGCACAATTAAATGTCTTTTGGGGGCATAAGcccaacaaacaaaagtaaCTTCCTAATTACATTTCAGCCCAGATGAAGTGTTAGGTCATATTTTGCAAGCCCATCAGCTTCTAGAGTTTATGGTCCCGTTTGGTTCACGAGAAAGGAGACTTGgaaatgagaaatcaattgctttcacatgtttggtaagtctagGTATGGGAAATCGTTGCCTGACTCATGGGAAAGTAGGGGGAAAGTAAAGTCATCCTCCCaacttgagttttgttttccttcattatgggaaagtttgagaaaatgagctaacattaaatacatattttttatgacTATTTTATCCCCTATTAACattttagaattacaatatatcattaaatgtattctttttttatttgatttaatatgggtataattgaaaatttatacaaactttgttttccattcctactcaaaacaaacaaacatgagaaaggaaataaagtgatatttccCGGTTACTTTTCTAGCATTATCAAACGTGAGAAATGAATCTTCCATTCCCATTCCTTGGAGaatgacatgggaaatgatttcccctcaaTTTATTCTATGAACCAAACAGGGCCTATATGTAACTAATCTGTAGTCCCAATACAtggaaaggagagagagataattGACACAAGTAATATTAGAAGAAATAGGGAATCCAACACATATATAGATAATCTGATTTTCCTAATCAATAATGCTACGGGCACTAACTTGTTTACCAACTTTTGAATACCAACACATGTGGCACATGACATGGCAACCCATGTCATCTGCCATCTCATctattttaattacataatttgttatataaataaaagaatttcacaccgaaaaaaggaaaaaaactctTCTGTCTTCCTCATTGGCTCCCCCACCCTATCCTCTCTTGAAAAAACCTTAGAAATTCAATAGTCCTCCATGATAGCCAATATATCTCTCAGTATGGGAATCAAAGCCAGGATGCCAGTCAAGGTGGATATCAGAATGGGAATCAAAGTCAGAATTCAAGCCAAAATATATGTTTGCAAGATAATCTAGGTGCAAGTGTTGTGGATGTGGGTTTTTCATATTGTAACTATAATTGGATGGACAATTCCAATCAAAGCATTCAGCTCTTTCCTTTCAACAGTCACCAGTTGAAACTTCTCAAATTCAAAGCACCAAGCCTATGTATGGGCCATCTCTCGTGAATGAGCAGTCTAATGAAATTGCTAATGTCAGTTTGGACAGTCAATTTGAAGCCTGGGTACTGAAAAACCAGTATATTCCAGCAGTAACAAATGATTCTGTGTCATCTCATCCAAGGGGTGAAAGGTACTTAAGAAATCAAGCCTGGACCATCTTCCCCTTGCTGGAAAAAATCAGAGATATTAGCAAGAGATTCCATGATGTTGAATGGAAGTGGGTGTGCATGAGTGCTAATCGTGCTCACTTAGAGTCGTTGATATAGCATATAGAGCTGTTGAACTAAATAGTTTGGCCAATAGGCTACCGCAGAGGGTGGGGGAGCCAAGGAGGAAGATGGAAGGGACCTAAATATTAAatgggtttctttttcttttttcttttttcggtgtggaattcttttatttatataacaaattatgtaattaaaataaatgagGTGGCAGATGACATAGGTTGCCATGTCATGTGCCACATGTGTTGGTATCCAAAAGTAGGTAAACAAGTTGGTGCCCGTAGCGTTATTGTAAAAAATAGAAGAGAGTATAAGTGGACAAAAGGAGAGTGAAAAAATCAGCACTCATATTAAactctcataaaaaaaaataaaaaggagtgTAAGATGACCAAACCTCGGGCACTATTGTGTTACTAGCTACGAGCACTCCGACGATCAAGCTAGTGAACTATATTAAAAATGGAATAATGAGTTGAAGTTTGTGCAAATGATGACATACATGAATTCAGAGGGTGTAGATACTTATACTTGTTGAAGAatgagtcccacattgaaaatttgattaaataaaataaaatatataatgaatggttctACTATTAATATTACCGaagtcttttgtgataaaactcCACACCTACTGGACtttgtaggtggttaagttAGGGACAATATCGGTGTTACTAGTAGTTGGCCGCTGACCCGTCTCTCTAaatttaacatggtatcagagccatgTTGATTGATTGGGCCTAAATTGGGCCTTTACCTTTACCCAATATATGGTGTTCACGTATTAGGTTTGAATGTTTACCATACCCAATACGTGGTGCTCACGTGACTTGAATGTTTGACTCCGATGTGGACTTGGCTCTACGTGTGGCCTGTTATGTGGTGGTCCTACGTGAGGGGGCGTGTTGAAGAATGAGTCCCCCATCGGAaactcaaataaataaaataaaatatataatgaatggttccATTATTAATAGCACCGTGATAAAACTTCACACTTACTGGAATTTATAGGTGGTTgagttggggacaatatcggTGTTGCTAATAGGCTGCTAACTAGTCTCTCTGTGAATTTAACAATACTATAGTTGCTTGAAGGCTAGGATTGCGAGCTTTTCCCAATTGTAATCCTTGAAAGAGGAGGGATCCAATTTTTAGCAACATTATTCCTTACTTTTTAATGATTCTAGCTAGTTTCCGTTAATAATTACTTGTCTAAATCACCAGTATTGAATGGAAGAAGTAGGGGCTTCGATCCAATGGGACTAAGGTATCGTCACCCAAGATTGGAATCTTTATTGAAGACCAGATAGTGGGTATTGAAGATGGTGCTTAACTATGCATTCTTGTATTAGTAGAAGCAAGATGACCAAATCACTCACAATCTCTCATGTGAGTTGGCTACTGAGCCTCTTGTCTGAGTTAGGAAATAGGTACAATATGTTTGGGAAATTAGCTTTTTAATCAACTTAAAGTATATCTCCTTTGTTTCTCATAAATAGTGCATGCAACTCTCCTTTGTTAATGTGGGTTACTCTCATCTCAATATGCATTTATGTTTAACACGCCCGTATTTGCGTGAGATCTTTTATGTCTAGCGTGTGAAACAATTTTGATTGATGACGTGAGTAAGTGGATGTATAACATTATAACATAGTTgttgatattatattttttttttgcgccGAAAGTTGTTGATATTATATTGGAATGTGAGTATCCaaggaaaatataatatttcttATGTGCTTAGaagtattatatattttgtgctaaggaaaatattaataaccaaacttattttctttttctactcTAAAGTATAATTAATATACAATAATTCCTTTTAGCTGGTGAATCCAAACCCTTTGGTTGCATATCTGATTAGCAACTGGGTCAAAAGTTTTTACCAACATTGTCGCAGTAAATAGTAATATATAATTGCACACAACCACcaaccaaacccaacaaacaTGCATAAATAATAGCCTCATCAGCTGAGATGTGTTGACCCAAATGAAGTAATCTCACAACCCTATCTAGAGTGCCATACTTGCCAAGAGCTGGCTAGCTAGCTCAACCCACAAAAATGTCTCAGCCTCCCAAGACGAGCTCGTCAAGCTTTCACATAGCCATGTTCCCATGGTTTGCCATTGGCCACATCACCCCTTACATTCACCTCGCCAACGAGCTCGCTTCCAGAGGCCATAGAATCACTCTCTTGGTGCCCAACAAAGCTCGCCTCCAGCTCCAACACCTCGTCCTCCATGCAGACCTCATCGTCTTCTCTCCTGTCGCCGTTCCCCACGTCCACGGCCTCCCCGAGGGGACCGAAATTGCCTCAGAAATCCCCATCCACATGACCCATCTGCTCGCTACTGCCATGGACAGAACACGCGGCGAAATCGAGCAGTTTTTAACCGTCAGCAAACTCGACTTTGTTCTATACGACACTGCGCAGTGGGTCCCGGGCATCGCGAGAAGAAACGGCATTAAAACCGTTTGTTACAATGTCGTTTGCGCCGCTGCGCTCGCGATCGCCCTTGTCCCGGCGCGTAATGTTCCCAAGGACCGGCCTATCACCGAGGAGGAGCTGCGGGAGGCGCCAGCTGGGTATCCTTCAAAGAATGTGGTGCTTTGCGGGGCCGAGGCCAAGGCCTTGACGTTCATATCGTTGCCGTATGGGGAAGGGATCACGTTTTACGAGCGGACGACGACGGCTATGAAAGAATGTGACGTGTTGTCTATTAGAACATGCAGAGAGCTGGAGGGTGATTTGTGTGATTATATGGAAGCTCAGTATAAGAAGCCGGTGATTTTAACTGGGCCTGTTCTGGGCCTGGGATCTGATAAGAAGAGTGAGAAGTTAGAGGAAAGATGGGAGAAGTGGTTTTCTGGGTTTGAGGCAGGGAGTGTAGTGTTTTGTGCATTTGGGACCCAGTGGATTCTTGAAAAGGAACAATTTCAAGAGCTTGTGCTAGGGTTTGAGTTAACTGGGTTGCCATTTTTTGTGGCTTTGAAACCACCTTCGGGTTGTGCTACAATTGAAGAGGCTTTGCCAAATGGGTTTGAAGAGAGGGTTAAAGGGAGAGGGGTGGTGTTTGGGGGCTGGGTGCAGCAGACAGCCATTTTGAGCCACAAGTCAGTTGGGTGCTTTGTGAACCATTGTGGGTTTGGGTCAATGTGGGAGTCTTTGATGACTGATAATCAGATTGTGCTTGTGCCACATTTGGGTGACCAAATCTTGAACACCAAGTTGCTAGTTAAGGAGCTCAAGGTTGCTGTGGaggtagagagagaagaaaatgggTGGTTATCAAAGGACAGCTTGCGCAAAGCTATTAAAAGTGTGATGGATAAAGACAGTGAGGTGGGCGTTATGGTAAAGAAGAACCATGCAAAATGGGTGGAAACGTTATCAAGTCCTGGGTTTATGAGTGGCTATATTGATAGGTTTGTTCAAAAGCTGAAAGAAATTGTAAATTAAGTTTTATTGTTAACTGGTTTCGTTCTTACTTATTTTATTGTGTTGGAATTAATGTGAGAGAAAATGAATGGTTTTAACATGGTGGTGTTTAATTGGGGTCCTTCTCCATTACAGAGTTGAAGCATGCGAATTCATTATGGATTTGTGTTTTGAACGTCGGATCTGCAGCAATTgccctttttaaaaatatctctctctctattttttcctgttctctttctttctttccgtTCCTTcgctctctcttttttattatttttacacgtctctctctctttctttattatttttccttcttctctcttcctcttttctttcttctctcctgGTCTgctgaatctctctctcttctttcttctcagcTCTGTTGTCTCTTCCCTGCTCCCTCAAGtccaggttttttttttcgccCCCCTCTTCTAAAGGACAACACCATGACAGACATGACATTGGCATCAACCCACCCCTTCTCATACATTTcattgaaaacatttaaagCCTTTTCGAACTTCCCTGTATTGCAATAAACCTGCAACACCGGAGTCAGCGTGTACTTACTGAATTCCAACCCAGGATCTCGCATTTCTTGCAATCTCATTTCAAGCAATTGAATTGAACTTAACTTAGATTTAGATATAGCCTCCAACAAACATTTATAGTTATAAGTATTTGGAACACAAGGACCCTTCACTTTAACTTGATCAAACAAAAAGTTAGCTTCTTGAACCAACTTTACACTTCCTAAACATCTTATAAAGAAACCCAAAGCTCCAGGAGTCGGAGAACAATTTGAATTCACAATTTCCATAGCCATGGCTCTCAATGGAACATTTTGTCGAATGATCCTGATAATTTGATTGGTctgggtttattttttgttttttggtcgaaTGGGTATGGGTTTGTGGGTGGGGGGAGGAGCCAAAAAAAACTTGGACTTGAGGGAGCACAGAactgagaagaaagaagagagagagagattgagcagaggaggagagaagaaagaaaagaggaagaaggaaaaaataataaagaaagagagaaagacgaggaaaaataataaaaaggagagagagagaggaggaaatagaattaaaaaaaattagagaggGTGAGATATTAAACAAACGGTAAATGGTGCAGATTTCACGGTAAAAATCTAAATCCGTAATGAATTCACATACTTTAACTCTGTAATGAAAAAAGACTCGTTTAATTAATACTTTTTAGTAAGTTGTATTTGTTGTTGGACGAATTTAAGGGACGATCCTACATTCAGGCTAACCAGGTTGTAGCGTCGGGCAGTTGATTTTTTGTAGGCTAAAATAATATGTCTGACCAATAAGTTAATAACAATAGAAATTAAAACTAACccacacacaaataaaatcCCATCAACAAACCTACACTACACCACATGTCTGACTagtaaaaaatacaaactaaCCCCCACATGTGACCACTTGGGCAAAACAAGTtcattctctctttgctcAGTTACCCAACCCGTATTCttcgaaaaaaagaagaagaaaatcatcCCTCCCTGTCACGCAGCACGCAACAGTGCACGCCAAAGCTAATCACCCATGTCATTCTTGAAGACTTAATTAAAGGGGGTaatcttcaatttttcatcttctttaattttcttctctaaatttgttgatgttgaaattttggagatTTAAGGTTTATGAAGTATCAATTAGGAATTTACAATTGAGTCTTATGAATTATCAATTGGAGATTTTGTCGGTCTATATGTTTACATCTTCTATATATTATTCAATAGGTTATACTTTATAATGTCGGAACAACATCAAAATGTTAAGAGATCAAAGACActtaaagatttttttaagagaaacaATGGTGAATCATCAACTAGCATGCCTTTCGGTTCTTCTCCATCTCCTTCAATTTGTGAGGAGTAACCTCCTTCTCAACCTCAAAGAATTGACTCCGAAAATGTAAGAGTGAAGCCTTGTGATCAAGAAGTTAATACCAATTCTCTTGAGCGTGATTTGGGATTACGTCCTTAAATAGACACATTTCCACCTAATCAACGTGATAGTGTTCGAAGATCTTATATTCTCTTAGGACCATGTCAACCACAATTAAAGGACTTTCCATCACATTGAGAAGGGAAACAAAATCGTTGATTTAATGGTAGTTGGTATAAGCAATACCATTGGCTTGAGTATTCTATTCATAAAGATAAATTGTTTTGCTTTCcatgctttcttttttatattgatCACTTACATAAGGCTCTCACTTTAGAGGGGTTTAGAAGTTGGAAAAGAGTTGTTGTGTTTTCCTTATTCATGTAGACATTATAAATTCATCACATCATTTTGCTATGCAAAAGTGgatgaatttaaaaaatctaaCTCACCATTTTGACAAAGTAGTGCAAACCGCACAAGAAGTTGCAAAAAATCGGTTGAGGCTTACAACCACAATAGAGGCCATTAGATATCTAGCAAATCAAGGAATGGCTTTTAGAGGTGATGATGAATCTTGTGACTCCTCCAATTGAGGCAATTTCATTGAGTTGTTGAGGGCTTTTGCAAGAATGAATGTaaacattgaaatttttttgttacaaatGCTCCCTTAAATGCCCAATATATTTCAAATAAGATACAAAAAGAGATCCTAAATATCTGTACTACGAAAGTGAGGAAGATGATATGCGATGAAATTGGGGAAGATGAGAAATTTTGTATTCTTGTTGATGAAGCACTTGACTACTCTAAGAAGGAACAAATGGCTATTATTCTAAGGTTTGTTGGTTGTGATGGACATATTTGAGAAAtgttttttgatattttgagtGTTCATGACACTAACTCCTCAACTTTTAAAAAGTGATATTTGTAAAGTTCTTGGCAAACATAATCTTTTAGTGAGCAATATGCCTGGTCAAAGATATGATGGTGCTAGAAATATGTGTggtgaatggagtggtttaCAAGCATTATTTCTCAATGATTGTCCATATGCATATTATATACATTGCTTTGCTCATCATCTACAATTAGCTTTAAATGGTGCAGCTAAAGAAGTAGGACTCGTTTGGAGATTTTTTCAATAacattgtgaattttgttggTGCTTCTGCTAAGCATCATTCTGAGTTAAAATTAACCTGACAAGCTGAAATTAAAGATTTACTAGCAGCTGGAAGACTTGGAACATGTAAAGGGGTTAATCAAATTCGTTGTTTGCAACGACCTAGAAGTACTCGTTGGGGCTcacattttaattatattaggaGTTTGATTGATTTATTTGGGCAACAAAGACACTTCTAAAAGATATCAGTTAACATGGACCTACCTCACAATTTCGTGGCGAAGCAGAAGGTATTAAAATTTCTATGTTGTCTTTTGGCTTTGTTTTTGCCTTACATTTGTTGGACAAAACTATGAGATTCACTGATTTTCTTTGCCTATAACTCAAAGAAAATCTTAAGACATTGTAAGGGCTTTGAATTTGGTTGCAAGTACAAAAATGGCGCTTCATGAGTTGAGTTGAGAAATAATGATTGGAATGATTTTATACAGAGTGTGCAAACATTTTGTGAAGAACATATATTGGCCATATTGTATGAGCCATAATTCTTCATTCATTCTAGaccaaatttccaattttggtCCAAACAAAAAGCcagaaggaaaaaggaaaaacaaaaaagacgaCTTTGATGAAGTGGAGCTGTGCAAGAGGAGCTACAGGTAACAAAAGATATAATAGTTATATATTATGCATTGTTGCCATGCAAGATTGGGTGCTCAATGATTGTTATTTAACTGAAGAGTTTGAGATCAAGAATTTGGATGTTCTGCAGTATTTCCTTGGCCTGCAGTTACATACAATTCACAAGGGTTTGTTTATTACTAGACTGGGCTTTGGTTTTATAGTTAGATCTTCCCCttatttttgtattgttaCTTCCTGGCTGGTGTCTTTCGACCCTGCTTTTGTAGTCGTCCCTGGCTCCTTTTGGGTTTGCAAGGAGTTCTTTTGATTTGACCCAGAAAAGAGTATCTTTTGGCATGTCATTGTGATCCGGTGTGTTTCACAAGTGGCCAATCCAACAAAGATATGGCCCGCACGAGTACAATTATTGAAGTATCCACTGCCAACAAAGGGACAAAGGGAGGACAAGACAAAGACTCAAGAGAGTGAGTGGTGttactttttttccttttttccgtATAGCTCATAACCACATACTCTTTTCTCGCACTTGGGTGGTCAGATGACAATAATTGATAATCGAACCTCCCACAGAGTTTCATTCGACCTAATAAATGACAAGAATGATTTCAGTAATTTATCCAGCAACCCCCCTCCCAATTCTCCGAGATATAAAAGCATAGGGAACACACACATGCATACAAGAGCTAGCACAAAAGTTGATCAAATGGCGCAACCTAATCTCAATGAGACGAGCTCATCAAATTTTCACATAGCCATGTTCCCATGGTTTGCAATAGGACACGCCATCCCTTTCCTTCACCTCTCCAACGAGCTCGCAGCAAGAGGCCATAAAATCTCTTTCTTGCTGCCTAAAAAAGCTCAGATTCAGATTCAACATCTCAACCTCCACCCACAACTCATCGCCTTTTGTTCAGTCACTGTTCCTCACATTGAAGGCCTCCCTGAGGGCACTGAGACTGCCTCTGACATCCCAACATCTTCGACCGCCTTGCTAGCGACTGCCATGGACCGCACCCGTCAGCAAATAGAAGGCTTCCTAGTAAGTTGTGGTGCCAATGATCGTAAAATCGATATGATTTTCTATG belongs to Prunus persica cultivar Lovell chromosome G4, Prunus_persica_NCBIv2, whole genome shotgun sequence and includes:
- the LOC18778811 gene encoding uncharacterized protein LOC18778811 gives rise to the protein MEPIGDDQVEQSSSRKENNVEEANHLLEECWFFDNLLNRKQKMLRCYSDPQCNSSNFGQEMSVKSSHDQKSLLTTSKATQGNGFAGPNLVRTPSLPLHIGRRQEEEVQVKQSGSNKSSSKLTRQTSHQKMLQTPTKSPACIGRTEGVQDKESDNRRSKMNGQPVRQNLLRTPSLPPCIGREESNQESLPQRHKGLMTQTSSIPRYRPPKNTEGESNASTDGCKEMRRRSLNQLTTRKSLSDLEIEELQGFKDLGFTFDKKELSPSVVNILPGLQEKKRTEDLNPEKVRRPYLSEAWLVQSCAPPPPNLGASRSAEDMKAQIKFWARAVASNVR
- the LOC18780327 gene encoding UDP-glycosyltransferase 79B6; the protein is MSQPPKTSSSSFHIAMFPWFAIGHITPYIHLANELASRGHRITLLVPNKARLQLQHLVLHADLIVFSPVAVPHVHGLPEGTEIASEIPIHMTHLLATAMDRTRGEIEQFLTVSKLDFVLYDTAQWVPGIARRNGIKTVCYNVVCAAALAIALVPARNVPKDRPITEEELREAPAGYPSKNVVLCGAEAKALTFISLPYGEGITFYERTTTAMKECDVLSIRTCRELEGDLCDYMEAQYKKPVILTGPVLGLGSDKKSEKLEERWEKWFSGFEAGSVVFCAFGTQWILEKEQFQELVLGFELTGLPFFVALKPPSGCATIEEALPNGFEERVKGRGVVFGGWVQQTAILSHKSVGCFVNHCGFGSMWESLMTDNQIVLVPHLGDQILNTKLLVKELKVAVEVEREENGWLSKDSLRKAIKSVMDKDSEVGVMVKKNHAKWVETLSSPGFMSGYIDRFVQKLKEIVN